Proteins encoded by one window of Planctomycetia bacterium:
- a CDS encoding Na-translocating system protein MpsC family protein: protein MEYLRVFRHVGFFYCWWQQQRSHFQETYSMDKNSTTVECNDCEDQQTGTIAEQIAHAICEFQHKSTGHTPTAVSVVLSEDTLVITLHEALTAAEKEMAKSAGGAVRLQEFHRQLFATSSESLRQEINRITGRQVREAAAEVEPTSGSIVHAFTTGTTVQVFLLAPNTPAKVDAAALAATGADKLLS from the coding sequence TGGCAGCAGCAACGCTCACATTTCCAGGAGACTTACTCGATGGACAAGAATTCAACAACCGTCGAATGCAACGATTGTGAGGACCAGCAGACCGGAACAATCGCCGAGCAGATTGCCCACGCGATTTGCGAATTTCAGCATAAGAGTACGGGCCACACGCCGACGGCAGTGAGCGTGGTTCTGAGCGAAGACACGCTGGTCATCACGCTGCACGAAGCTTTGACGGCCGCGGAAAAGGAAATGGCCAAGAGTGCAGGTGGTGCGGTTCGGTTGCAGGAGTTTCACCGGCAACTCTTTGCGACTTCTTCCGAATCGCTTCGGCAGGAAATCAACCGTATCACCGGAAGGCAGGTTCGTGAAGCGGCGGCGGAAGTCGAGCCGACGTCCGGGTCCATTGTGCATGCCTTCACCACTGGCACCACGGTGCAGGTCTTCCTGCTGGCGCCAAACACTCCGGCGAAAGTTGATGCCGCTGCCTTAGCAGCTACCGGGGCGGACAAACTCTTGTCGTAG
- a CDS encoding 4a-hydroxytetrahydrobiopterin dehydratase, with translation MTVQTLKELVHKQCSPCEGDVAKVKRAAAEAQLEKLPGWRITHAGERIRKDWVVKNFTAGLEYFDRVGRLAEKEGHHPDLHLEGFRNVWIELSTHAIGGLSDNDFILAAKIDKLPIKRKTSQ, from the coding sequence ATGACAGTTCAGACTTTGAAGGAATTGGTGCATAAACAATGCTCGCCCTGCGAGGGAGACGTGGCGAAGGTCAAAAGGGCCGCAGCCGAAGCGCAGCTAGAAAAACTTCCGGGCTGGCGGATTACGCACGCCGGTGAGCGGATTCGCAAAGACTGGGTTGTGAAGAACTTCACTGCCGGGCTGGAGTACTTTGATCGAGTGGGCCGACTCGCCGAGAAAGAAGGTCATCATCCCGACCTGCACCTTGAAGGCTTCCGCAACGTGTGGATCGAGCTTTCGACGCATGCGATCGGAGGGTTGTCGGATAATGATTTCATCCTGGCTGCGAAGATCGACAAGCTACCGATCAAGCGGAAGACGAGCCAGTAG
- a CDS encoding CsbD family protein produces MGGKTDVAKGRIKEAAGVLTGSDKLRADGKTDQAVGKIKQVAKKAVDKVGQAVKKVRD; encoded by the coding sequence ATGGGTGGCAAGACAGACGTGGCAAAAGGCCGAATTAAGGAAGCCGCAGGCGTATTGACCGGCAGCGACAAGCTTCGCGCAGACGGCAAGACTGACCAGGCGGTCGGCAAGATCAAGCAAGTGGCCAAGAAGGCCGTCGATAAGGTGGGGCAAGCGGTGAAGAAAGTGCGCGACTGA